A single region of the Duganella sp. BuS-21 genome encodes:
- the rodA gene encoding rod shape-determining protein RodA has product MRIHERRSLWRRMRPYFTVFDAPLTAIIIMLLTVSMITLYSASIGIPGKIEDQVRNICLCFLVMWLVANISPQMMMRIAVPAYAFGVFLLVCVALFGTIKLGARRWLHIGVVDIQPSEFMKIVTPLMLAWYFQSRAGQLTWKSYAVAALLLAVPMGLIVRQPDLGTALLVVAAGFCVIFLAGLSWKALAGLLVAGAAALPVIWSVLHDYQRQRVMTLIDPTSDPLGKGFHIIQSTIAVGSGGVTGKGWTHGTQAHLEFIPERTTDFIFAVYSEEFGLVGNLVLMVLYLMLIGRGLMIAGNAPNFFTRLLAGAVTMIYFTYAFVNMGMVSGILPVVGVPLPFMSYGGTALLTLGLGAGILMSIQRHRKLVQS; this is encoded by the coding sequence ATGCGCATCCATGAAAGACGTTCGCTGTGGCGTCGCATGCGGCCATACTTCACCGTGTTCGACGCTCCGCTGACGGCCATCATCATCATGCTGCTGACGGTCAGCATGATCACACTGTACTCGGCCAGCATCGGCATTCCGGGCAAGATCGAAGACCAGGTGCGCAACATCTGCCTGTGCTTCCTGGTGATGTGGCTGGTGGCGAACATCTCGCCGCAGATGATGATGCGGATCGCCGTGCCGGCCTACGCCTTCGGCGTGTTCCTGCTGGTGTGCGTGGCGCTGTTCGGTACCATCAAACTGGGCGCGCGGCGCTGGCTGCACATCGGCGTGGTCGACATCCAGCCGTCCGAATTCATGAAGATCGTCACGCCGCTGATGCTGGCGTGGTACTTCCAGAGTCGCGCCGGCCAGCTGACATGGAAATCGTATGCGGTGGCGGCGCTGCTGCTGGCGGTGCCGATGGGACTGATCGTGCGCCAGCCCGACCTGGGCACGGCGCTGCTGGTGGTGGCCGCCGGTTTCTGCGTGATCTTCCTGGCCGGCCTGTCGTGGAAAGCGCTGGCGGGATTGCTGGTGGCCGGCGCGGCGGCCCTGCCGGTGATCTGGTCGGTGCTGCACGACTACCAGCGGCAGCGCGTGATGACGCTGATCGATCCGACCTCGGACCCGCTGGGCAAGGGCTTCCACATCATCCAGTCGACCATCGCGGTGGGCTCGGGCGGCGTTACCGGCAAGGGCTGGACCCACGGCACGCAGGCCCACCTTGAATTCATCCCCGAACGCACCACCGACTTTATCTTCGCCGTGTATTCCGAGGAGTTCGGCCTGGTCGGCAACCTGGTGCTGATGGTGCTGTACCTGATGCTGATCGGCCGCGGCCTGATGATCGCCGGGAACGCGCCCAACTTCTTCACGCGCCTGCTGGCCGGCGCCGTCACCATGATTTACTTCACCTACGCCTTCGTCAACATGGGCATGGTCAGCGGCATCCTGCCGGTGGTGGGCGTGCCGTTGCCGTTCATGAGCTACGGCGGCACCGCGCTGCTGACGCTGGGACTGGGCGCCGGCATCCTGATGAGCATCCAGCGCCATCGCAAACTGGTGCAGAGCTGA
- a CDS encoding biotin--[acetyl-CoA-carboxylase] ligase — MNHLSASAISAHCATSASHVAIEVVAETGSTNADLLARIDSLTGPLLRIAENQTAGRGRAGRSWLSAPGAALMFSLAWRFKGPLHNMSGLPMAVGVALAETICSLGVPVQIKWPNDLLRDGAKLAGILVETQTDKNDGAIWAVIGAGINLLMPDELEAQIGREVAAAPWLAQMERNQLMAALLSRLAAVLAEFDDTGFAPFVERWNALHAWQGKEVILLDDGAVLQQGRAAGVDAIGRLLLDTPQGQVEVLSGDISLRLSGDQA; from the coding sequence ATGAACCATTTGTCCGCGTCCGCCATCAGTGCGCATTGCGCCACCTCGGCCAGCCACGTCGCGATTGAAGTGGTGGCCGAAACCGGCTCCACCAACGCCGACCTGCTGGCCCGCATCGACAGCCTGACAGGCCCGCTGCTGCGCATCGCCGAAAACCAGACGGCGGGGCGCGGCCGCGCAGGACGCTCCTGGCTGTCGGCGCCGGGCGCCGCGCTGATGTTTTCGCTGGCGTGGCGCTTCAAGGGCCCGCTGCACAATATGAGCGGCCTGCCGATGGCGGTCGGCGTGGCGCTGGCGGAGACCATCTGCTCGCTCGGCGTGCCGGTGCAGATCAAGTGGCCCAACGATTTGCTGCGCGACGGCGCCAAGCTAGCCGGCATCCTGGTCGAAACGCAGACCGATAAAAACGACGGCGCCATCTGGGCCGTGATCGGCGCCGGCATCAACCTCCTCATGCCGGATGAACTGGAAGCGCAGATCGGCCGCGAGGTCGCCGCCGCGCCGTGGCTGGCGCAAATGGAGCGCAACCAGCTGATGGCCGCACTCCTCAGCCGCCTGGCCGCCGTGCTGGCGGAATTCGACGACACCGGCTTCGCGCCGTTCGTCGAGCGCTGGAATGCATTGCACGCCTGGCAGGGCAAGGAGGTGATCCTGCTCGACGACGGCGCCGTGCTGCAGCAGGGCCGCGCCGCCGGCGTCGACGCCATCGGCCGCCTGCTGCTCGACACACCGCAGGGACAGGTGGAAGTCCTGTCCGGCGATATTTCGCTACGCTTATCCGGAGACCAAGCATGA
- the mreC gene encoding rod shape-determining protein MreC — protein sequence MEYSPPPLFKQGASARVKMMVFACISIALLLADSHMRVLAMVRTAAGTVLYPLQMAALLPRDAIYGVGDYFSTLSSMEKQVRELRRQQILSSQALQQAQLQATENAQLRRLLDARERLPVKSMLADVLYDARDVNSRKIILDRGTRHDVTLGLPVIDNQGVVGQVTRVFPFTSEVTLLSDKEQAIPVQLLRNGLRSVAYGRGKSGNLELRFTAPNADIQVGDIVVTSGLDGVYPAGLAVARVSQVENSAGGSFGGVICQPLAGIMNNTQLLILMSTPEMPARPADEEPRALRKHNNKMAPIKEAPKEGVEGQPAAGVAAAGAAVAPGAPGLIPVMPPPAPKPAATGAAATTGANAAPAATTPAAAPPAAVTPSKEPAR from the coding sequence TGATGGTGTTCGCGTGCATATCGATTGCACTGCTGCTGGCCGATTCGCATATGCGGGTGCTGGCGATGGTGCGCACCGCTGCCGGCACCGTGCTGTACCCGCTGCAAATGGCGGCCTTGCTGCCGCGCGACGCCATCTACGGCGTCGGCGATTATTTCTCCACTTTGTCGTCGATGGAAAAGCAGGTGCGCGAATTGCGCCGCCAGCAGATCCTCAGCTCGCAGGCTTTGCAGCAGGCGCAGCTCCAGGCCACCGAGAACGCGCAGCTGCGCCGCCTGCTCGATGCGCGCGAGCGCTTGCCGGTGAAGTCGATGCTGGCCGACGTGCTGTATGACGCGCGCGACGTCAACAGCCGCAAGATCATTCTCGATCGCGGCACCCGTCATGACGTCACGCTTGGTTTGCCGGTGATCGACAACCAGGGCGTGGTCGGCCAGGTGACGCGGGTGTTCCCGTTTACTTCCGAAGTGACGCTGCTGTCCGATAAGGAGCAGGCGATTCCCGTGCAGCTGCTGCGCAACGGCTTGCGCAGCGTGGCCTATGGTCGCGGCAAGTCGGGCAACCTGGAACTGCGCTTCACGGCGCCCAATGCGGATATCCAGGTCGGCGATATCGTAGTCACCTCGGGCCTGGACGGTGTGTATCCGGCCGGGCTGGCGGTGGCGCGCGTGTCGCAGGTGGAAAACAGCGCCGGCGGTTCCTTCGGCGGCGTGATCTGCCAGCCGCTGGCCGGCATCATGAACAATACGCAGCTGCTGATCCTCATGTCGACGCCGGAGATGCCCGCGCGTCCGGCCGACGAGGAGCCGCGCGCGCTGCGCAAGCACAATAACAAGATGGCGCCGATCAAGGAAGCGCCGAAAGAAGGCGTGGAAGGGCAGCCTGCCGCTGGTGTTGCTGCCGCCGGCGCTGCTGTTGCCCCGGGTGCGCCCGGCCTGATTCCCGTGATGCCGCCGCCGGCGCCCAAGCCAGCCGCCACCGGCGCTGCCGCCACCACCGGCGCCAACGCCGCGCCTGCGGCCACGACGCCAGCCGCTGCACCGCCGGCCGCCGTCACACCATCCAAGGAGCCGGCACGATGA
- the mrdA gene encoding penicillin-binding protein 2, whose translation MTEIKDNQRELQQFRMRLTVLGGMVFFCFALLLLRFIWLQVVKYSDFAVKAEENRIAIVPIVPNRGLILDRNGVVLARNYSAFTLEITPSKLHTTLDEAIDELAKLVTVDVKDRKRFKKLLDESKGFASVPLRTRLTDEEVARFTAQRFRFPGVEVQARLFRQYPLGETASHVIGFIGRINQSEVKAIEATDDGPNYKGTDHIGKEGLEKSYEKQLHGQTGYEEVEVSAGGRAIRTLSRTAATPGNNLILSIDIELQKVVEEAFGEWRGAFVAIEPETGDILAYVSRPGYDPNLFVDGIDSQSWNELNTSLDRPMVNRPLSGTYAPGSTFKPFMALAALELGKRNAAQAYPDPGFFYLGGHKFRDDKVGGHGNVDLRRSVIVSCNTYYYQLGNDMGIDAIAQFMQPFGFGQKTGIDLDNEKTGVLPSKEWKRKRFKGNAGKWVGGDTISVSNGSGYNSYTPLQIAHAMANLANNGIVMKPHLVKIVEDGGTRARKLTVPSESYRIALKQENIDIIKSAMVGVNSEQGGTAFRAFANAGYTSGGKTGTAQVVGIKANEKYNASALAERLRDNALYTAFAPADKPKIVVAMVVENAGWGAEIAAPIARKALDFYLLGKRPVDKETTKVPKEDAESFVPIEDPEAAEAAAAAAEALRANAPAQAPGPAPAPTPTPTPAAPVPAATQAPQPTAPVRKKQ comes from the coding sequence ATGACTGAAATTAAGGACAATCAGCGCGAACTGCAGCAGTTCCGCATGCGCCTGACGGTGCTGGGCGGGATGGTGTTTTTCTGCTTCGCCTTGCTGCTGCTGCGCTTCATCTGGCTGCAGGTGGTCAAGTACAGCGACTTCGCCGTCAAGGCCGAAGAAAACCGCATCGCCATCGTGCCCATCGTGCCGAACCGTGGTCTTATCCTGGACCGCAACGGCGTGGTCCTGGCGCGCAACTACTCCGCTTTCACGCTGGAGATCACGCCGTCCAAGCTGCACACCACGCTCGATGAAGCCATCGACGAATTGGCGAAGCTGGTGACGGTGGACGTCAAGGACCGCAAGCGCTTCAAGAAGCTGCTCGATGAGTCCAAGGGCTTCGCCAGCGTGCCGCTGCGCACCCGCCTCACCGACGAGGAAGTGGCGCGCTTCACCGCGCAGCGCTTCCGCTTTCCCGGCGTCGAGGTGCAGGCGCGCCTGTTCCGCCAGTATCCGCTGGGCGAAACTGCCTCGCACGTGATCGGCTTCATCGGCCGCATCAACCAGTCCGAGGTCAAGGCCATCGAGGCCACCGACGACGGCCCGAATTACAAGGGCACCGATCATATCGGCAAGGAAGGCCTGGAGAAGAGCTACGAGAAGCAGCTGCACGGCCAGACCGGCTATGAGGAAGTGGAAGTGTCGGCCGGCGGCCGCGCCATCCGTACCTTGTCGCGCACGGCCGCCACGCCGGGCAATAACCTGATCCTGTCGATCGACATCGAACTGCAGAAGGTGGTGGAAGAAGCTTTCGGCGAATGGCGCGGCGCCTTCGTCGCCATCGAACCGGAGACCGGCGACATCCTGGCCTACGTCTCGCGGCCCGGCTACGATCCCAACCTGTTCGTCGACGGCATCGATTCGCAAAGCTGGAATGAACTCAATACCTCGCTGGACCGGCCGATGGTGAACCGTCCGTTGTCCGGCACTTATGCGCCCGGTTCCACCTTCAAGCCCTTCATGGCGCTGGCCGCGCTGGAGCTGGGCAAGCGCAACGCGGCGCAAGCCTATCCCGACCCAGGCTTCTTCTACCTCGGCGGCCACAAATTCCGCGACGATAAAGTGGGCGGCCACGGCAACGTCGACCTGCGCCGCTCCGTCATCGTCTCCTGCAATACCTATTATTACCAGCTCGGCAACGACATGGGCATCGACGCGATCGCCCAATTCATGCAGCCTTTCGGCTTCGGCCAGAAGACCGGCATCGACCTCGATAACGAAAAGACCGGCGTGCTGCCGTCCAAGGAATGGAAGCGCAAGCGCTTCAAGGGCAATGCCGGCAAGTGGGTGGGCGGCGACACCATCTCGGTGTCCAACGGCTCGGGCTACAACTCCTACACGCCGCTGCAGATCGCACACGCCATGGCCAACCTGGCCAACAATGGCATCGTGATGAAGCCGCACCTGGTCAAGATCGTCGAAGACGGCGGCACCCGCGCGCGCAAGCTCACCGTGCCGAGCGAAAGCTACCGCATCGCGCTCAAGCAGGAAAACATCGACATCATCAAGAGCGCCATGGTGGGCGTAAACAGCGAGCAGGGGGGCACCGCGTTCCGCGCGTTCGCCAACGCCGGCTATACCTCCGGCGGCAAGACCGGCACGGCGCAGGTGGTGGGCATCAAGGCCAACGAGAAGTACAACGCCTCGGCGCTGGCCGAACGCCTGCGCGACAACGCGCTGTACACCGCCTTCGCCCCGGCCGACAAGCCGAAGATCGTGGTCGCCATGGTGGTGGAGAACGCCGGCTGGGGCGCCGAGATCGCCGCGCCGATCGCGCGCAAGGCGCTCGACTTCTACCTGCTGGGCAAACGCCCGGTCGACAAGGAAACCACCAAGGTGCCGAAGGAAGACGCCGAGAGCTTCGTGCCGATCGAAGATCCAGAAGCCGCCGAAGCGGCAGCCGCCGCAGCGGAAGCGCTGCGCGCCAACGCGCCGGCGCAAGCTCCCGGCCCGGCGCCGGCGCCGACGCCCACGCCCACGCCGGCGGCGCCGGTGCCAGCCGCCACGCAGGCGCCGCAGCCAACGGCGCCGGTGCGGAAGAAACAATAA
- a CDS encoding septal ring lytic transglycosylase RlpA family protein: protein MRLHSHHSYKLSIIATALALAGCGTAPVDTQPAPRPVQTSGPVIKSPSGHKADPSLPALPPANSGRGGYYQDDGPGDAPPPNLADTPDADVRNDPLLPRSNRPYVVFGKTYTPITDEQPFTQIGVGSWYGKKFHGQRTSSGELYDMYKMTAAHPTLPIPSYARLSNLLSGATVIVRINDRGPFHANRVIDVSYTAALKLGLLSKGSHELKIERILPDEVDRILATREGISGSTKARLTPQLKDRLLQASTAPTAKVTATMIEQPLVLTPSAPAGPSKEIEALMLADRAPAGYAAPTPASAAAGGFYLQLGAYSRAENAETVRARLTGKFDAMEVVQGGSVFRLFGGPFATRQEAQQAAQGLPAALGLKPIVVQR from the coding sequence ATGCGTTTACACAGTCACCATTCTTACAAGCTTTCCATTATTGCCACGGCGCTCGCGCTGGCCGGCTGCGGCACTGCACCGGTCGATACCCAGCCGGCGCCGCGCCCGGTGCAGACTTCCGGCCCGGTGATCAAATCGCCGTCCGGCCACAAGGCCGATCCTTCGCTGCCGGCGCTGCCGCCGGCGAATTCCGGGCGCGGCGGCTACTACCAGGACGACGGTCCCGGCGACGCGCCGCCGCCCAACCTGGCCGATACGCCGGACGCCGACGTGCGCAACGATCCGCTGCTGCCGCGCTCCAATCGCCCCTACGTTGTCTTCGGCAAGACCTACACGCCGATCACCGACGAACAGCCGTTCACGCAGATCGGCGTCGGCAGCTGGTACGGCAAGAAATTCCACGGCCAGCGTACCTCGTCCGGTGAGCTGTACGATATGTACAAGATGACCGCCGCGCATCCCACGCTGCCGATTCCGTCCTATGCACGCCTGAGTAATTTGCTGAGCGGCGCCACCGTGATCGTGCGCATCAACGATCGCGGGCCGTTCCACGCCAACCGTGTGATCGACGTGTCTTACACGGCGGCGCTGAAACTGGGCTTGCTGAGCAAGGGCAGCCACGAACTGAAGATCGAACGCATCCTGCCCGATGAAGTGGACCGTATTCTGGCCACTCGCGAGGGCATCTCCGGCAGCACCAAGGCGCGCTTGACGCCGCAGTTGAAGGACCGTCTGCTGCAGGCATCGACTGCACCGACCGCAAAGGTCACCGCCACCATGATCGAACAGCCGCTGGTGCTGACGCCGTCGGCGCCGGCCGGCCCGTCGAAGGAGATCGAAGCGCTGATGCTGGCCGACCGTGCGCCGGCCGGCTACGCTGCGCCCACGCCGGCGTCCGCAGCGGCGGGCGGTTTCTATTTGCAGCTGGGCGCCTATTCGCGTGCCGAGAATGCGGAAACCGTGCGCGCCAGGTTGACCGGAAAATTCGATGCGATGGAAGTGGTGCAGGGCGGTTCGGTGTTCCGCCTGTTCGGCGGTCCGTTCGCCACGCGCCAGGAAGCGCAGCAGGCGGCGCAAGGGCTGCCGGCCGCGCTGGGCCTGAAACCCATCGTCGTCCAGCGCTAA
- a CDS encoding SDR family oxidoreductase, producing the protein MTPLRVFITGASSGLGAALARRYAAQGATLGLLARRGETLAALIATLPNPQQHRAYAVDVLDHAAIANAAQQFLAHAGGVDVVIANAGVSAGTLTEFAEDLAVFSDIIATNVVATAATFAPFIAAMRAQRTPGRLVGIGSVAGIRGLPGAEAYSASKAAVISYCESLRLEMKPYGIRVVTICPGYIDTPMTQANPYPMPFLMAPEKFAASAVQVIAAGRSYAVIPWQMGIVAKVLRLLPNTVYDWAFGKAPHKPRKQAS; encoded by the coding sequence ATGACGCCTTTGCGCGTCTTCATCACCGGCGCCTCCAGCGGCTTGGGCGCCGCCCTGGCCCGCCGCTATGCGGCGCAGGGCGCCACGCTTGGCCTGCTGGCCCGGCGCGGCGAAACCCTCGCCGCCCTGATCGCCACGCTCCCCAATCCGCAACAGCACCGCGCCTATGCGGTGGACGTGCTCGATCACGCCGCCATCGCCAACGCCGCGCAGCAGTTTCTCGCGCATGCGGGCGGCGTCGACGTGGTGATCGCCAACGCCGGCGTCTCGGCCGGCACGCTCACCGAATTCGCCGAAGACCTGGCGGTCTTCTCCGACATCATCGCCACCAACGTGGTCGCCACCGCCGCCACCTTTGCCCCATTCATCGCCGCCATGCGCGCGCAACGCACGCCGGGCCGGCTGGTGGGCATCGGCAGCGTGGCCGGCATACGCGGCCTGCCCGGCGCGGAAGCCTACAGCGCCTCCAAGGCCGCCGTCATCAGCTACTGCGAATCGCTGCGGCTGGAGATGAAGCCCTACGGCATCCGCGTGGTCACCATTTGCCCCGGCTACATCGACACGCCCATGACGCAGGCCAATCCCTACCCCATGCCGTTCCTGATGGCGCCGGAAAAATTCGCCGCCAGCGCCGTGCAGGTGATCGCGGCCGGCCGCAGCTACGCCGTCATTCCCTGGCAGATGGGCATCGTCGCCAAGGTGCTGCGCCTGCTGCCGAACACCGTCTACGACTGGGCCTTCGGCAAGGCGCCGCACAAGCCACGAAAACAGGCATCATGA
- a CDS encoding type III pantothenate kinase encodes MMLLIDAGNTRVKWALVDSTNAPGEWSAYGAVAHADMPQLELAWCEAAASHGVDRVLIANVAGNALRVQLEYVLQRCMPQMRAEWFASLPSLAGLTNGYRNPAQLGCDRFAAAIAGHTLAPRVPIIVVNCGTATTIDAVTADGVFLGGMILPGLGLMASSLARNTAQLPQIAQDGKLADGFADNTDDAILSGILAAQSGAIEHACAQHQAAECIISGGAAPYIAPMLKVPYRIVENIVLVGLQAVVRSAEQG; translated from the coding sequence ATGATGCTACTGATCGACGCCGGCAACACGCGCGTCAAATGGGCGCTGGTGGATTCAACGAACGCACCTGGCGAATGGAGCGCCTACGGCGCCGTCGCCCACGCCGACATGCCGCAACTGGAACTGGCCTGGTGCGAAGCGGCGGCCAGTCACGGCGTGGACCGCGTGTTGATCGCCAACGTTGCCGGCAATGCGCTGCGCGTGCAGCTGGAGTATGTGCTGCAGCGCTGCATGCCGCAGATGCGGGCCGAGTGGTTTGCCTCGCTGCCGTCGCTGGCCGGCCTGACCAACGGCTATCGCAACCCGGCGCAACTGGGCTGCGACCGCTTCGCCGCCGCCATCGCCGGCCACACGCTGGCGCCGCGCGTGCCGATCATCGTGGTCAACTGCGGCACCGCCACCACCATCGACGCCGTCACGGCGGACGGCGTCTTTCTGGGCGGGATGATCCTGCCGGGTCTGGGCTTGATGGCCAGTTCGCTGGCGCGCAACACCGCGCAGTTGCCGCAGATCGCCCAAGACGGTAAGCTGGCGGACGGATTCGCGGACAACACCGACGACGCGATCCTGAGCGGCATCCTGGCCGCGCAGAGCGGCGCCATCGAACACGCCTGCGCCCAGCATCAAGCCGCCGAGTGCATCATCTCCGGCGGCGCCGCGCCCTACATTGCGCCGATGCTCAAGGTGCCGTACCGGATCGTCGAGAACATTGTGCTGGTCGGCCTGCAGGCGGTCGTGCGCAGCGCTGAACAAGGATAG
- a CDS encoding SPOR domain-containing protein: MLKFIFWSLLAVNAALFAYGRGYLGHFSGNEHEPERLLKQLNADKLTIIPAGKANAVNAANAANVTAAASEAAPEAQACVEIGSFALADGRRFENQLDALKLGDRQSRHNLPGNEVSGYIVHIPPQGSKEGADKKAGELRALGVTNYFVMSDNSPLRWGISLGVFKTEGAAQNQLAALMKQGVRSARITPRMSGSKLLAYQFRDVDAGLKAKLEKIRAGFPSAETRNCK, translated from the coding sequence GTGCTGAAGTTTATTTTCTGGTCCCTGCTTGCCGTGAACGCCGCGCTGTTCGCGTATGGACGCGGCTACCTGGGCCACTTCAGCGGCAACGAGCACGAGCCGGAACGCCTGCTTAAGCAACTCAACGCCGACAAGCTGACCATCATCCCGGCCGGGAAAGCCAATGCCGTCAATGCGGCCAATGCAGCCAACGTCACCGCCGCCGCCAGCGAGGCCGCGCCGGAAGCACAGGCCTGCGTGGAAATCGGCAGCTTCGCGCTGGCCGACGGCCGTCGCTTTGAAAACCAGCTCGACGCGCTGAAGCTGGGCGACCGCCAGTCGCGCCATAACCTGCCGGGCAACGAAGTGTCGGGCTACATCGTCCACATTCCGCCGCAGGGCAGCAAGGAAGGCGCCGACAAGAAAGCCGGCGAACTGCGCGCGCTGGGGGTGACCAACTACTTCGTCATGTCCGACAATTCACCGCTGCGCTGGGGCATTTCGCTGGGCGTGTTCAAGACCGAAGGCGCGGCGCAGAACCAGCTGGCCGCATTGATGAAGCAAGGTGTGCGCAGTGCGCGCATCACGCCGCGCATGAGCGGCAGCAAACTGCTGGCCTACCAATTCCGCGACGTCGACGCCGGGCTCAAAGCCAAACTCGAAAAAATCCGCGCCGGCTTCCCGAGCGCAGAAACCCGCAACTGCAAATAA
- the mreD gene encoding rod shape-determining protein MreD, translating to MNRPHYILLPVSPLFIAFSLFCAFLLNLLPWGNFVGVPDCVALVLVFWGVHQPRKVGIGTAFFLGLLMDVHDSTLLGENALSYTLLSYFAIMMHRRMLWFPIWTQAMHVFPLLLMAQSVQLVVRFFVSGKFPGWFYFIESVVASVLWPLTTWLLLAPQRRAVDRDHTRPI from the coding sequence ATGAATCGTCCGCACTACATCCTGCTGCCGGTCAGCCCGTTGTTCATCGCTTTCAGCCTGTTCTGCGCGTTTCTCCTGAACCTGCTCCCTTGGGGGAACTTCGTCGGCGTGCCGGATTGCGTGGCGCTGGTGCTGGTGTTCTGGGGTGTGCACCAGCCGCGCAAGGTCGGCATCGGCACCGCCTTCTTCCTCGGCCTGCTGATGGACGTGCATGACTCCACCCTGTTGGGCGAGAATGCGCTGTCCTACACGCTGCTGTCCTACTTCGCCATCATGATGCACCGCCGGATGCTGTGGTTCCCGATCTGGACCCAGGCCATGCACGTGTTCCCGTTGCTGCTGATGGCGCAGTCGGTGCAACTGGTGGTGCGCTTCTTCGTGTCCGGTAAATTCCCCGGCTGGTTCTACTTTATCGAAAGTGTGGTGGCATCGGTCCTGTGGCCGCTGACGACCTGGCTGCTGCTGGCGCCTCAGCGCCGCGCGGTGGACCGCGACCACACCCGTCCTATCTGA
- the rodA gene encoding rod shape-determining protein RodA, with the protein MDFSERRSWWRRLRPYVVVFDPPLALIIAALLSVGLITLHSAGMAIPGKVWDQLRNIAAAVLVMWLVANIPPQTMMRLAVPVYLLGVALLVAVALFGIIKGGSRRWLYVGVQIQPSELMKIAMPLMLAWFFQREQGHLRWQSYALAALLLAIPAGLIARQPDLGTAMLVTAAGACVIFLGGVSWKALAALGAAGAAGLPLLWAVMHDYQRDRVLTLIDPYHDPLGKGFHIIQSMIAIGSGGVTGKGWTHGTQAHLEFIPERTTDFIFAVFSEEFGLAGNLVLMALYLLLIWRGLAIAQHAPTLFTRLLAGAITMIFFTYAFVNMGMVSGIVPVVGVPLPFMSYGGTALMTLGLAGGILMSIQRHR; encoded by the coding sequence ATGGACTTCAGCGAGCGGCGGTCCTGGTGGCGGCGCCTGCGTCCCTACGTGGTGGTGTTCGACCCGCCGCTGGCGCTGATCATCGCGGCGCTGCTGTCGGTCGGCCTGATTACGCTGCATTCGGCCGGCATGGCGATTCCCGGCAAGGTGTGGGACCAACTGCGCAATATCGCGGCGGCGGTGCTGGTGATGTGGCTGGTGGCGAACATCCCGCCGCAGACCATGATGCGGCTGGCGGTGCCCGTGTACCTGCTGGGCGTGGCGCTGCTGGTGGCGGTGGCGCTGTTCGGCATCATCAAGGGCGGCTCGCGCCGCTGGCTGTATGTCGGCGTGCAGATCCAGCCTTCGGAGTTGATGAAGATCGCCATGCCGCTGATGCTGGCCTGGTTCTTCCAGCGCGAGCAGGGGCATTTGCGCTGGCAGTCCTACGCACTGGCGGCGCTGCTGCTGGCGATACCGGCCGGCCTGATCGCGCGCCAGCCGGACCTGGGCACGGCCATGCTGGTGACGGCGGCCGGCGCCTGTGTGATCTTCCTCGGCGGCGTATCGTGGAAAGCCTTGGCTGCACTGGGCGCCGCCGGCGCCGCCGGTCTGCCGCTGCTGTGGGCCGTGATGCACGACTACCAGCGCGACCGCGTGCTGACGCTGATCGATCCCTATCACGACCCGCTGGGCAAGGGCTTCCACATCATCCAGTCGATGATCGCCATCGGCTCCGGCGGCGTGACCGGCAAGGGCTGGACCCACGGCACGCAGGCTCACCTTGAGTTCATCCCCGAGCGCACCACCGACTTTATCTTTGCCGTGTTCTCCGAGGAGTTCGGCCTGGCCGGCAATCTGGTGCTGATGGCCTTGTACCTGCTGCTGATCTGGCGCGGCCTGGCCATCGCGCAGCATGCGCCGACGCTGTTTACGCGCCTGCTGGCCGGCGCCATCACCATGATTTTCTTCACCTACGCCTTCGTCAACATGGGCATGGTGAGCGGCATCGTGCCGGTGGTGGGCGTGCCGCTGCCGTTCATGAGTTACGGTGGAACGGCGCTGATGACCCTCGGCCTTGCCGGCGGTATCCTGATGAGTATCCAGCGGCATCGATGA